From the genome of Chroicocephalus ridibundus chromosome 1, bChrRid1.1, whole genome shotgun sequence, one region includes:
- the PCDH8 gene encoding protocadherin-8 isoform X1 — protein sequence MSPLRLLAVACLLALSRGKTVRYRTDEEGAPGTVIGTLADEMPVKAPGEMSFRLMRQFSNSSLVRVREEDGQLSIGEAGLDRERLCGQAPQCVLAFDVVSCWRERYRLVHVELEVRDINDNAPRFPRAQMALEVSESATPGTRLPLEVAVDEDVGSNSIQSFQVSLNSHFGVEAQTRADGARCADLVLLQELDRERQPSYTLELVAKDGGSPARSGTATVHVRVLDANDNSPAFAQGSVTVELPEDAPPGSLLLDLDAADPDEGPNGEVVYTFGSQVPPEARRLFRLDPRSGRLTLEAAVDYERTRTYELDVRAQDRGASPRTATCTVIVRLTDVNDNAPRISISALRGAASAAGVAYVSEAAASESFVALVSASDRDSGANGQVRCSLRGHDHFALQRAYEDSYMIITTAALDRERIPEYNLTVVAEDLGSPPFKTVRQYTVRVSDENDNAPLFAKPLYEVAVPENNPPGAYITTVVARDPDLGHNGKVTYRLLETQVMGAPISTYVSVDPATGAIYALRTFNYEILKQLDLRIQATDGGSPQLSSSTLVKVRMVDQNDNPPVIIHPVLTNGTVEISVSSKTSRDSLVAQIKARDADDGANAELTFAFLEEPQQDLFTINPSNGDIVLRGDLSEELGQLFKVILTVTDNGRPPLATTATVNFLVTATAPSSIQEIAKPSSWEGKALQWDIPLIVIIVLAGSCTLLLVAIITIATTCNRRKKGNEIKNNASLKEQIDISHLEKGRQEEGSPRGNVFEVRTFPSKTSFTSPDASPAAEEISTAESGSDSTCLYEGQKRLRGPNGEQGFAAAPSYGKEAAPPVAIWKGHSFNTISGREAEKFSGKDSGKGDSDFNDSDSDISGDALKKDLITHMQNGLWACTAECKILGHSDRCWSPSCGRANPHPSPHPSAPLSTFCKSTSLPRDPLRRDNFYQAQLPKTVGLQSVYEKVLHRDFDRTITLLSPPRPARLPDLQEIGVPLYPAPSTRYLGPQTDTAEKV from the exons ATGAGCCCCCTGCGGCTGCTGGCCGTCGCCTGCCTGCTGGCCCTGTCCCGCGGCAAGACGGTGAGGTACCGCACGGACGAGGAGGGGGCGCCCGGCACGGTGATCGGTACGCTGGCCGACGAGATGCCGGTGAAGGCGCCGGGGGAGATGAGCTTCCGCCTGATGCGGCAGTTCAGCAACAGCTCGCTGGTGCGGGTGCGGGAGGAGGACGGGCAGCTGAGCATCGGGGAAGCGGGGCTGGACCGGGAGCGGCTGTGCGGGCAGGCCCCCCAGTGCGTCCTGGCCTTCGACGTGGTGAGCTGCTGGCGGGAGCGCTACCGCCTGGTGCACGTGGAGCTGGAGGTGCGTGACATCAACGACAATGCCCCACGTTTCCCTCGTGCCCAGATGGCGCTGGAGGTGTCGGAGAGCGCCACACCGGGCACCCGTCTCCCACTGGAGGTGGCCGTGGATGAGGACGTGGGCTCCAACTCCATCCAGAGCTTCCAGGTCTCCCTCAACAGCCACTTTGGTGTGGAGGCGCAGACACGGGCAGATGGAGCACGCTGCGCAGACCTCGTGCTGCTCCAGGAGCTGGACCGCGAGCGCCAGCCCTCCTACACACTGGAGCTGGTGGCCAAGGATGGTGGCAGCCCGGCACGCTCAGGCACGGCCACTGTGCACGTCCGTGTCCTCGATGCCAACGACAACAGCCCTGCCTTCGCTCAGGGCTCGGTCAcagtggagctgcctgaggaTGCGCCACCTGGCTCCCTGCTGCTCGACCTGGACGCTGCGGATCCCGACGAGGGCCCCAATGGCGAGGTGGTCTACACCTTCGGCAGCCAGGTGCCCCCCGAGGCACGGCGGCTCTTCCGCCTCGACCCACGCTCGGGCCGCCTCACGTTGGAGGCCGCTGTGGACTATGAGCGCACCCGTACCTACGAGCTGGACGTGCGTGCCCAGGACCGTGGCGCCAGCCCCCGCACCGCCACCTGCACTGTCATCGTGCGCCTCACTGATGtcaacgacaacgcgccgcgCATCAGCATCAGCGCCCTCCGTGGTGCCGCCAGTGCCGCTGGTGTGGCCTACGTTAGTGAGGCGGCGGCCAGCGAGAGTTTTGTGGCCCTTGTCAGTGCCTCAGACCGTGACTCAGGTGCCAATGGGCAGGTGCGCTGTAGCCTTCGTGGCCATGACCACTTTGCCCTGCAGCGTGCATATGAGGACAGCTACATGATCATCACCACGGCGGCGCTGGACCGCGAGCGCATCCCTGAGTACAACCTCACCGTGGTGGCCGAGGACCTGGGCTCGCCACCCTTCAAGACCGTCCGCCAGTACACAGTGCGGGTAAGCGATGAGAATGACAATGCGCCACTCTTTGCCAAGCCCCTCTATGAGGTGGCCGTGCCAGAGAACAACCCTCCAGGTGCCTACATCACCACTGTGGTGGCCCGCGACCCTGATCTTGGCCACAACGGTAAGGTCACTTACCGGCTCCTGGAGACACAGGTCATGGGGGCCCCCATCTCCACCTATGTCTCAGTGGACCCTGCCACTGGGGCCATCTATGCCCTCAGGACGTTCAACTATGAGATCCTCAAGCAGTTGGACCTGAGGATCCAGGCCACTGACGGTGGCTCCCcacagctttccagcagcacccTTGTCAAAGTGAGGATGGTGGACCAGAACGACAACCCTCCCGTCATCATCCACCCAGTGCTCACCAACGGGACGGTGGAAATCAGTGTGTCCAGCAAGACCTCCCGTGATTCCCTGGTAGCCCAGATCAAAGCTCGAGACGCAGATGACGGGGCCAATGCCGAACTCACCTTTGCCTTCCTGGAAGAGCCCCAGCAGGACCTTTTCACCATCAACCCAAGTAATGGGGACATtgtgctgaggggagacctctcCGAAGAGCTGGGACAGCTGTTCAAGGTCATCCTCACCGTGACAGACAATGGCAGACCCCCTCTGGCCACGACTGCCACAGTCAACTTCCTGGTAACCGCCACTGCTCCTTCCAGTATCCAGGAGATAGCCAAGCCCAGCTCCTGGGAAGGAAAGGCTTTGCAGTGGGATATCCCTCTGATAGTGATCATCGTCCTGGCGGGCAGCTGCACCCTCCTCCTGGTGGCTATAATCACCATCGCCACCACCTGCAACAGGCGCAAGAAGGGGAATGAGATCAAAAACAACGCTTCTTTGAAGGAGCAGATAGACATCTCCCACCTGGAGAAGGGCCGACAGGAGGAGGGCAGCCCGAGGGGGAATGTGTTTGAGGTACGAACCTTTCCCAGCAAAACCTCTTTCACCAGCCCCGACgcttctccagctgctgaagAGATCTCCACTGCTGAGAGCGGCAGCGACAGCACTTGCCTCTACGAGGGTCAGAAGAGGCTCAGAGGACCAAACGGGGAG cagggttTCGCTGCTGCTCCGAGCTATGGCAAGGAGGCTGCTCCCCCCGTGGCCATTTGGAAGGGGCACTCCTTCAACACCATCTCCGGCCGGGAGGCAGAGAAGTTCAGCGGCAAAGACAGCGGCAAAGGCGACAGCGATTTTAATGACAGCGACTCAGATATCAGCGGAGATGCCCTGAAGAAAGACCTCATCACGCACATGCAGAACG GTTTGTGGGCATGCACGGCCGAGTGCAAGATCCTGGGCCACTCGGACCGCTGCTGGAGCCCCTCCTGCGGCCGAGCCAacccccacccctctccccatccctcagcACCCCTCTCCACCTTCTGCAAGAGCACGTCCTTGCCCAGGGATCCCCTCCGCAGGGACAACTTTTATCAAGCCCAGCTGCCCAAAACAGTGGGGCTGCAGAGCGTCTACGAGAAAGTGCTGCACAGGGACTTTGACCGGACGATCACGCTGctctccccgccgcgccccgcgcgGCTCCCCGACCTTCAGGAGATTGGGGTGCCCCTCTACCCAGCCCCCTCGACTAGATACCTGGGTCCCCAGACTGACACGGCTGAGAAAGTGTAG
- the PCDH8 gene encoding protocadherin-8 isoform X2: MSPLRLLAVACLLALSRGKTVRYRTDEEGAPGTVIGTLADEMPVKAPGEMSFRLMRQFSNSSLVRVREEDGQLSIGEAGLDRERLCGQAPQCVLAFDVVSCWRERYRLVHVELEVRDINDNAPRFPRAQMALEVSESATPGTRLPLEVAVDEDVGSNSIQSFQVSLNSHFGVEAQTRADGARCADLVLLQELDRERQPSYTLELVAKDGGSPARSGTATVHVRVLDANDNSPAFAQGSVTVELPEDAPPGSLLLDLDAADPDEGPNGEVVYTFGSQVPPEARRLFRLDPRSGRLTLEAAVDYERTRTYELDVRAQDRGASPRTATCTVIVRLTDVNDNAPRISISALRGAASAAGVAYVSEAAASESFVALVSASDRDSGANGQVRCSLRGHDHFALQRAYEDSYMIITTAALDRERIPEYNLTVVAEDLGSPPFKTVRQYTVRVSDENDNAPLFAKPLYEVAVPENNPPGAYITTVVARDPDLGHNGKVTYRLLETQVMGAPISTYVSVDPATGAIYALRTFNYEILKQLDLRIQATDGGSPQLSSSTLVKVRMVDQNDNPPVIIHPVLTNGTVEISVSSKTSRDSLVAQIKARDADDGANAELTFAFLEEPQQDLFTINPSNGDIVLRGDLSEELGQLFKVILTVTDNGRPPLATTATVNFLVTATAPSSIQEIAKPSSWEGKALQWDIPLIVIIVLAGSCTLLLVAIITIATTCNRRKKGNEIKNNASLKEQIDISHLEKGRQEEGSPRGNVFEVRTFPSKTSFTSPDASPAAEEISTAESGSDSTCLYEGQKRLRGPNGEGFAAAPSYGKEAAPPVAIWKGHSFNTISGREAEKFSGKDSGKGDSDFNDSDSDISGDALKKDLITHMQNGLWACTAECKILGHSDRCWSPSCGRANPHPSPHPSAPLSTFCKSTSLPRDPLRRDNFYQAQLPKTVGLQSVYEKVLHRDFDRTITLLSPPRPARLPDLQEIGVPLYPAPSTRYLGPQTDTAEKV, encoded by the exons ATGAGCCCCCTGCGGCTGCTGGCCGTCGCCTGCCTGCTGGCCCTGTCCCGCGGCAAGACGGTGAGGTACCGCACGGACGAGGAGGGGGCGCCCGGCACGGTGATCGGTACGCTGGCCGACGAGATGCCGGTGAAGGCGCCGGGGGAGATGAGCTTCCGCCTGATGCGGCAGTTCAGCAACAGCTCGCTGGTGCGGGTGCGGGAGGAGGACGGGCAGCTGAGCATCGGGGAAGCGGGGCTGGACCGGGAGCGGCTGTGCGGGCAGGCCCCCCAGTGCGTCCTGGCCTTCGACGTGGTGAGCTGCTGGCGGGAGCGCTACCGCCTGGTGCACGTGGAGCTGGAGGTGCGTGACATCAACGACAATGCCCCACGTTTCCCTCGTGCCCAGATGGCGCTGGAGGTGTCGGAGAGCGCCACACCGGGCACCCGTCTCCCACTGGAGGTGGCCGTGGATGAGGACGTGGGCTCCAACTCCATCCAGAGCTTCCAGGTCTCCCTCAACAGCCACTTTGGTGTGGAGGCGCAGACACGGGCAGATGGAGCACGCTGCGCAGACCTCGTGCTGCTCCAGGAGCTGGACCGCGAGCGCCAGCCCTCCTACACACTGGAGCTGGTGGCCAAGGATGGTGGCAGCCCGGCACGCTCAGGCACGGCCACTGTGCACGTCCGTGTCCTCGATGCCAACGACAACAGCCCTGCCTTCGCTCAGGGCTCGGTCAcagtggagctgcctgaggaTGCGCCACCTGGCTCCCTGCTGCTCGACCTGGACGCTGCGGATCCCGACGAGGGCCCCAATGGCGAGGTGGTCTACACCTTCGGCAGCCAGGTGCCCCCCGAGGCACGGCGGCTCTTCCGCCTCGACCCACGCTCGGGCCGCCTCACGTTGGAGGCCGCTGTGGACTATGAGCGCACCCGTACCTACGAGCTGGACGTGCGTGCCCAGGACCGTGGCGCCAGCCCCCGCACCGCCACCTGCACTGTCATCGTGCGCCTCACTGATGtcaacgacaacgcgccgcgCATCAGCATCAGCGCCCTCCGTGGTGCCGCCAGTGCCGCTGGTGTGGCCTACGTTAGTGAGGCGGCGGCCAGCGAGAGTTTTGTGGCCCTTGTCAGTGCCTCAGACCGTGACTCAGGTGCCAATGGGCAGGTGCGCTGTAGCCTTCGTGGCCATGACCACTTTGCCCTGCAGCGTGCATATGAGGACAGCTACATGATCATCACCACGGCGGCGCTGGACCGCGAGCGCATCCCTGAGTACAACCTCACCGTGGTGGCCGAGGACCTGGGCTCGCCACCCTTCAAGACCGTCCGCCAGTACACAGTGCGGGTAAGCGATGAGAATGACAATGCGCCACTCTTTGCCAAGCCCCTCTATGAGGTGGCCGTGCCAGAGAACAACCCTCCAGGTGCCTACATCACCACTGTGGTGGCCCGCGACCCTGATCTTGGCCACAACGGTAAGGTCACTTACCGGCTCCTGGAGACACAGGTCATGGGGGCCCCCATCTCCACCTATGTCTCAGTGGACCCTGCCACTGGGGCCATCTATGCCCTCAGGACGTTCAACTATGAGATCCTCAAGCAGTTGGACCTGAGGATCCAGGCCACTGACGGTGGCTCCCcacagctttccagcagcacccTTGTCAAAGTGAGGATGGTGGACCAGAACGACAACCCTCCCGTCATCATCCACCCAGTGCTCACCAACGGGACGGTGGAAATCAGTGTGTCCAGCAAGACCTCCCGTGATTCCCTGGTAGCCCAGATCAAAGCTCGAGACGCAGATGACGGGGCCAATGCCGAACTCACCTTTGCCTTCCTGGAAGAGCCCCAGCAGGACCTTTTCACCATCAACCCAAGTAATGGGGACATtgtgctgaggggagacctctcCGAAGAGCTGGGACAGCTGTTCAAGGTCATCCTCACCGTGACAGACAATGGCAGACCCCCTCTGGCCACGACTGCCACAGTCAACTTCCTGGTAACCGCCACTGCTCCTTCCAGTATCCAGGAGATAGCCAAGCCCAGCTCCTGGGAAGGAAAGGCTTTGCAGTGGGATATCCCTCTGATAGTGATCATCGTCCTGGCGGGCAGCTGCACCCTCCTCCTGGTGGCTATAATCACCATCGCCACCACCTGCAACAGGCGCAAGAAGGGGAATGAGATCAAAAACAACGCTTCTTTGAAGGAGCAGATAGACATCTCCCACCTGGAGAAGGGCCGACAGGAGGAGGGCAGCCCGAGGGGGAATGTGTTTGAGGTACGAACCTTTCCCAGCAAAACCTCTTTCACCAGCCCCGACgcttctccagctgctgaagAGATCTCCACTGCTGAGAGCGGCAGCGACAGCACTTGCCTCTACGAGGGTCAGAAGAGGCTCAGAGGACCAAACGGGGAG ggttTCGCTGCTGCTCCGAGCTATGGCAAGGAGGCTGCTCCCCCCGTGGCCATTTGGAAGGGGCACTCCTTCAACACCATCTCCGGCCGGGAGGCAGAGAAGTTCAGCGGCAAAGACAGCGGCAAAGGCGACAGCGATTTTAATGACAGCGACTCAGATATCAGCGGAGATGCCCTGAAGAAAGACCTCATCACGCACATGCAGAACG GTTTGTGGGCATGCACGGCCGAGTGCAAGATCCTGGGCCACTCGGACCGCTGCTGGAGCCCCTCCTGCGGCCGAGCCAacccccacccctctccccatccctcagcACCCCTCTCCACCTTCTGCAAGAGCACGTCCTTGCCCAGGGATCCCCTCCGCAGGGACAACTTTTATCAAGCCCAGCTGCCCAAAACAGTGGGGCTGCAGAGCGTCTACGAGAAAGTGCTGCACAGGGACTTTGACCGGACGATCACGCTGctctccccgccgcgccccgcgcgGCTCCCCGACCTTCAGGAGATTGGGGTGCCCCTCTACCCAGCCCCCTCGACTAGATACCTGGGTCCCCAGACTGACACGGCTGAGAAAGTGTAG